The Agaribacterium sp. ZY112 genome includes the window TCGGAGCTAATTTTGTTCACTATTGGCTGAAACAATATAGCAACGATAACATCATCGCCCTAGATGCTCTCACCTATGCTGGCAATATGAGCAATCTTGATCACGTTCGCGATAATAAAAATCTAAAATTCGTGCACGGTAATATTTGTGATGATGAGTTAGTTGAAAAACTAATGCGTGAACACGACATTGATACCATTGTGCACTTTGCCGCAGAAAGCCATGTTGATCGCTCAATTACAGGCCCCGATGCCTTTTTAGAAACCAACATCATTGGCACTCACGCCTTACTTAAAGTCGCTAAAAAAATATGGCTTGATGAAGGGTTAAAACCAGAACACCGCTTTCACCATGTTAGCACCGATGAAGTTTACGGCAGCTTAAATACTGATGACCCAGCTTTTAATGAAAGCACCGCCTATGCACCCAACTCACCTTATTCTGCAAGCAAAGCCGCTAGCGATCATTTGGTTCGTGCCTACCACCACACCTATGGCTTAAAAGTCACAACATCTAACTGCTCAAATAACTACGGGCCTTTTCACTTTCCTGAAAAACTGATCCCCCTAGTTATTACCAACATCTTATTTAATAAAGCCCTACCTATTTATGGTGATGGCCAACAAATTCGTGACTGGCTTTATGTGGAAGATCACGCTCGAGGTATCGACCTTGTCATACAAAAAGGTCGACTAGGTGAATGCTATAACATTGGCGGTATTAACGAGTGGGCTAATATTGATATCGTCAATTTAGTCTGCAAACTTATGGATGAAGCTTTTAGCAACAATACAGACTTGGCTCACCGCTTCCCAGAGGCTAAGGCAGCCATAAACAATAACTGCGCTAGTTTAATTACCTATGTAAAGGATCGCCCCGGACACGATAGACGCTACGCTATTGATCCAACCAAAGCTGAAAACGAATTAGGCTATAAACCAAGTGAAAGTTTTGAAACGGGTATTAGAAAAACACTGCAATGGTACTTAGACAACCAAGAATGGTGGAGTAAAGTTATGGATGGCAGCTACCAAGACTGGATAGAAAATCAATACAACTAAGTTAGTAAAGCCGAGCCTAGCTCGGCTTTTTAATATAACAAACGCTTAAAATGACAAGTTGAGCCAAACCTTAGACGGCTCCGAACAAACAACAAAATAAGGATTTAGCAAGGTCTCTTTAGTGTTGTAACGCAAAGGCTCTTTGGTTTCCCAATTAAGTACCTTTGCACCTGCTGCTTCCACAATCGCTTGCGCTGCAGCTGTATCCCATTCACAGGTAGGAATCAGCCGAGGATAAAGATCCGCACTACCGTCTGCTACCATGCAGAGTTTTAATGATGAACCAACACTCAATAAATCTGCATTCGGGAAAACAGCCATAAAACGTTCAAAATCGTCGCTACTATGAGAGCGACTACCAACAATACGCCACGTTTTTCCCTGCTCGGGAATAGCCGCAGGCTTGATACATTTACGCTCGCCCGCGCCCTGTTGCTTCCAAGCCCCTTTACCTTGTTCACCAACATACCAAAGATCCATAACTGGGGCGTAGACGACCCCAAGTACAGGCTCACCATCACGAACAAGGGCAACATTTACAGTAAATTCACCACTGCGCTTAATAAATTCTTTTGTACCGTCGAGCGGGTCAACCAACCAGTATTGTTTCCAGCTTTGACGCTCAGCCCAACTTATATCGGCATCTTCTTCAGACAATATTGGACCGACTTTCAGCTCACTTAAGGCCTTCACCAATATATCGTGAGCAAGCTGATCGGCCTTAGTCAAAGGGCTATTGTCTTCTTTAATTTCAATGCCAAAGTCGTCACTGTTATATACATCCAGTATCGAACTGCCCGCTTGAGCAACCGCATTCATTACAGCTTGTAACATCTTCATCTACTTCCTTTAGGCTACAAAAAAGCCCGCGTAATGGGCGGGCTTTAATAAGTCAGTTCTACTTATAAATAGGCAACTAAGAAATAACGTTTAATTCACGTAGTTTACGCAATAGATGAGCAACCACCTCATCAACACTCATAGCGTCTGTATCAATAGTAATTTCAGCGTTCTCAGGCTCTTCATAAGGTGAATCAATACCCGTGAAATTCGTGATAACCCCTGAACGCGCCTTTTTATACAAGCCTTTAGGGTCGCGCTGCTCACAGGTTTCAAGTGCCGTGTTTACATGAACCTCGATAAACTCTCCGTCCTCCAACATGTTACGAACAATGCGACGATCATCTTTAAATGGCGAGATAAAGGAGGTAAATACCAGCATGCCCGCATCGACCATTAATTTAGCGACCTCGCCAACACGGCGAATATTTTCTACGCGGCCAGCCTCATCAAAACCCAAATCCTTACTAAGACCTTGGCGAACGTTGTCACCATCTAGCAGGTAAGTATTAAAGCCCATAGAGAACAAGGCTTTTTCTAAAGCACTTGCGGAAGTTGACTTACCTGATCCACTTAAGCCGGTAAACCAAATAACCGCGGGCTTTTGGCCATTGCGGCTTGCACGCGCTTCTTTATTCACATCCATGTTGTGCCAAGCAACATCTTCATCTGTTAAAGGCTCGGCCACCATAGCAGCGCCAACGGTCACGTTGCTAAGACGATCAATAAAAATTAGATTACCAGTATGGCGATTGTCTTGATAAGCATCGACGGTCACCGCTTCGGTAAGCTCTAACTTACAACGCGCAATACCATTTAATGGAACATTCTCAACCTGACTTTTCTCCAAGGTGTTGACATCTACCTGATACTCGATAGAGGTCACGGTACCGTTCACTTCTGCGGAACCGACCTTAACGTAATAATTCTTACCAACTGTCAGCGCATCTTCATGCATCCACACAACGTCGATCATCATCGCGTTAACAGGCTTAACCGTGTCATTGGCCGCAACAATCATGTCACCACGACTGATGTCGATCTCATCGTTCAACGTTAGGGTGACCGCATCACCAGGATAAGCGGCGTCGATATCGCCTTCGTAAGTCACCACTTGTTTTACAGTCGACTTTTTATGTGAAGGCAGTGCCATCACTTCTTGGCCTGGCTTAAACACACCTGAAGCGACGGTTCCGCAGAAACCACGGAAGTTCAAATTAGGGCGGTTCACATATTGAACCGGGAAGCGCGGAGCTTCAAAACTGGCCTCAGCACCTAGCTCAACCGTCTCTAAAATATCCAGTAGTGGCTGCTCTTTATACCAAGGAGACTCGTCACTCAGCTCGGCCACGTTGTCGCCATCCAAGGCCGAGATAGGAATAAACTTAAACTCAGGCTGTGAAGGCAGGCTTTTAGCAAACTCGATGTAATCGGCTTTAATGGCTTCGTATTTATCTTCTGCGAAGTCGATCAAATCCATTTTATTCACAGCGATCACAAAGTTCTTAATACCCAATAAAGAACAAATAAAGCTGTGACGACGCGTTTGAGTTTGCACACCATAGCGGGCATCAATTAACAAAATCGCCAACTGTGCCGTTGAGCCACCGGTTGCCATGTTACGCGTGTACTGCTCGTGCCCTGGGGTATCGGCAATAATAAACTTACGTTTATCGGTAGAAAAATAGCGGTAAGCCACATCAATGGTGATGCCCTGCTCACGCTCACTTTGCAAACCATCAACCAATAAAGCCAAATCGACTTTTTCACCGGTGGTGCCATGCGCTTTAGAATCTTTAGAGATCGCTGCCAACTGATCTTCATAGATCATTTTGGTGTCATGTAACAAACGGCCAATCAAGGTAGATTTACCGTCATCTACCGAACCACAGGTAATAAAACGCAGCAAATCTTTTTCTTCATGCTGCTTCAAATATTGCTGAATATCTTCAGCAATCAAATCACTTTGATGAGACATACGTTTCTCTCGTTTAGTGCTGAGACCGGAAACTCATATCCAATCTCACAATTCTTTTTACTTCAACCTCTCGACAAAAAATCGAATGATTAGCGTAAGTGTCGCCGCCAGCGTGGTCGCGTTTTGGCCGCGAAAAAGCGGAGTTTACATGCAGTAAATGAGCATTTTGAGCGGCCAAAAGCGACCGCGCTGGCAAGTAAACTAGCTAAGCATCGGTTTTTAGAAATAGCCTTCGCGCTTCTTCTTCTCCATGGAGCCCGCCGAATCATGATCAATCGCACGCCCTGAACGCTCAGAGGTCGTTGTTAACAGCATCTCTTGAATCACATCGGGTAAAGTCTGAGCTTTAGACTCAACAGCACCGGTCAACGGATAACAGCCCAAAGTACGGAAGCGCACCCACTTCTCTTCAGGCACTTCCCCCTCTTCCAAAGGCAGGCGCTCGTCGTCAACCATAATCAACATGCCGTCACGCTCAACCACAGGGCGTGGTGCACTTAGGTATAGAGGCACAATTTTGATGCTTTCTAGATAGATGTACTGCCAGATATCCAGCTCAGTCCAGTTAGACAAAGGGAAAACACGGATAGATTCACCCTTGTTCACACGTGAGTTATAGATATTCCACAACTCAGGGCGCTGATTTTTAGGGTCCCAACGGTGATGTTTATCACGGAAGCTATACACGCGCTCTTTCGCACGGCTTTTCTCTTCGTCGCGACGGGCGCCACCAAAGGCGGCATCAAAACCGTATTTATCCAACGCCTGCTTCAAGGCCACCGTCTTCATAATATCGGTATATTTGGCTGAACCGTGGTCAAAAGGGTTGATATTGGCCGCTTTGCCCTCTTGATTCGTGTGCACCAACAATTCCATACCAGCCTCTTTGGCCATTTCATCACGGAACTGGATCATCTCTTTGAACTTCCACGTGGTATCAACGTGCATCAAAGGGAAAGGAGGTACCCCAGGAGCAAAGGCTTTACGAGCCAAATGCAGCATAACGGCGGAATCTTTACCCACCGAATAGAGCATAACGGGGTTATCAAACTCCGCAGCCACTTCGCGGATAATGTGTATAGACTCAGCCTCAAGCTGCTTGAGGTGAGTACGGCGAGCTTCGTCCATAGATGAGACCTATATAGGAAATGCGTAAAAGACATTACTAGTAGAAATTGACGCGATTATACGCCGAATAGATTTATTTATAAAACCGAATATACTGAACAAAACCATCTATAAAATAGACGCATGAAATACACCTTACGCCAGCTACAAGTCTTTCTTGCCGTTGCCAGACACCAAAATATTGGCTTAGCTGCGCAAGAGCTCAACCTTTCGCAAAGTGCCTGCAGTACAGCCCTTAAAGAATTTGAAGCTCGTTATAAAATCCAGCTTTTTGACAGAAGTGCCAAGCGAGTACGCCTTAATACTTTAGGCAGCACTTTACGCCCTAAAGCCGAACAACTTTTGCTGCAAGCACAAGCATTTGAAAACGAACTCAGCCAACATGAAAACAAACAAGAACTGCGCGTTGGTGCAAGCCTGACTATTGGTAACTACCTTGCTTTCAACTATTTAGCCAAATACAGCCAGCTTTACCCCGAGGTGAAGGTTGATATTGTTGTAGGCAGCTCACCTGAAATTGTCGAAAAAGTTTTAAATTTCGAGGTCGATATTGGCCTCATTGAAGCTGAATTTAAACACAAGGAACTCGAACTCCAACACTGGCAGCCAGATAACATGCTGATTTTTTGCTCGCCACAACACCCTTTAGCAGATAAAGGCATTTTAAAAGACAAAGATATCTTAAACAGTAGCTGGATTCTTCGAGAGCCCGGTTCAGCCCATAGACAAACCTTCGACAAAGCCATGGCAGGCCTGCTAGCAAAACTAACTATTCGCGCCGAACTGACCCATAACGAGGCCATTAAAAACGCCGTAAAGTCAGGGCTTGGGCTTGGCTGCCTATCTGAAATAGCCATTGCCGATGAAATAAAGCTCGGCGTGCTCAAAGTACTTAAACCCAACAAGCGCAGCATGAGCCGAAGCTTTAACATCATCAAACACCGCTACGCACAAGCCAAAGTTGCGGGAGAGCAGTGGCTACAGCTGTGCCTCGAAACCAAAGGTCAAAATGGCCGATAAGACTTTTTTACGGCCACTCTTAATCAATAATTACCGACAAACTGCAACAACAGCTCATACTCGACTTTTAAAAAGCGCAAACGCAGCCCCTGAGTTTAAAAGAGATTCAACAAGCCAGTACCGTGGCCTGCTCAGAAAGAAGCTTGCACCATTGATTACAAGCATAGCTGCACGCTCGACGCGTTATCAGTACATCGCTCAACTTGAACAGAGCTTTCTTTCGCTGATAAAGCAAAGCGAGAGCACGTACTAAAGCAGCTGCGAGACTTATGGACCCACAGCTCTACGGCTCTTGAAGGCAACACCTTAAGCCTTGGCGATACTCACTTTATTCTGGAACAAGGGCTGACTATTTCAGGTAAGCCACTCAAAGAACACCAAAAAGTAGTCGGCATGCGAAAGCCATCGACATACTGTACCAAGCCTGCAATAAAGAGCTTATATTTCAACTGTGTAAATACCTCTTTCTTAACACAGCCCTCGCGTAAAAAATTAGGCTGCTAATTTGTACTCAATTGGCGTCATATCATTCAGTGAGTCGTGAGGTCGCTCCGTGTTATATAGCTTTATCCAGTCGTCGGTCATCTCAATCACTTCGTTTAAATTGGTGAAGATGTAAAGGTCTAACACCTCGTCACGATAGGTTCGGTTAAAGCGCTCAATGTAAGCATTTTGGTAAGGACATCCGGGCTTGATGTAGTCGATCCTCACATTGTTCCGATCTGCCCACTCGGTGAATTCACTTGACGTATATTCAGGCCCGTTATCAACACGAACCTTTTCTGGGTAGCCATGCCAGGCTGCAAGCTGGTCAAGATACCGAGTAACTCTTGCTGCTGGCATACCAGTGCCAATATCGATACCAAGTATTTCTCGATTAAAATCGTCAATAACATTGAAAGTGCGAAAACGAACTTTGTTTTGCAGGCTGTCGCTCATAAAATCCATTGACCAAGATGACCCGCTTTCTACCGGAACGGCCAGTGGCTCTGGATTTCTAGGCGGTAAGCGTTTTTTAGATTTCCGCCTGATGTTGAGCTTCATTTCGGTATAAACGCGATAAACACGCTTATGGTTCCAGCCTTTACGCAACGCCCGTAGTCGCTTGAAGCACTTGGGGAATCCCCAGCGTGGATGCTTTTCAATAAGCTTATCTAAAGCGTCGATGATCTCACTATCATCAACTAGCTTTGGCTCATAATAATACGCAGTTCGGCTAACGCCTGTTATCTCACAACTCATGACGATACTTACCTCATGATCAGCCTGAAGCTCCTTAGCCCAGGCTTTACGCTCAGCAACAGGCACTACAGCTTTTTTATGATTTCTTCCTGCAGCTGAGATTTAAGGCTCAACTCCGCATACATTTGTTTTAAGCGCCTATTTTCGTCTTCCAGTTCCTTTAGTCGCCTAACATCAGAGGCTTCCATACCGCCATATTTTTCACGCCATTTATAAAACGTTGAGTTGCCGATGTTATGTTTTCGGCACACCTCTTTGATCGGCATGCCGGCTTCCGCTTCTTTTAAAACCGCAACAATTTGGCTTTCAGTCATTCGTTTGCTCATAGGCAAATCCTCTTTGGGGTAGTCTAAAGAAAATTCTACGTTTGAGCTGTGCTAGTTTAGGGGAGAGTTACAGCCGTATTTCAGATTGAAGTATTTGGGGTTGAGTTCGTGCTCTTTGCAAAATGCAGTTTGATTTAGGCCGCTGACCTCAAACTCTTTGAATAGTGCCTGCCAATCGTAGCGAGATTTTTTGGGCATGATGGGCTCCTTGTTAAAAACTTGAAGCCTAAATGTATTGCTAATGGTTGCCTAGGGTGGGGTTGGATTGACGCTTACAGAGTTACCATTTGTGTTGGCTTTATCGCGCTTGTCGTCGCCGAGGTGATCATCCAGGGCTATCTCGATGGTAACCTTCATAAGCATCTGCAGAAAACGGCCATGTCACTTCCTAGCTTAATGGATTTAGCTGCTTTGGGTGAGAAGGCTTCTAGTTCTTGCTTGTTCATTGCTGCCTATCCTTAGCTGTTATGGCTAGTATGATAGGCAGTTACACAGTTTTCCTAAAGTCTCGCTCTACATGGTTTTATCTACATAACTCAGACACTTCTATCAAGTCATTACACACTCGTATTTCTTGGGCTAGATTATGTGGAAGATCATGACCGGTTTCAACCAAGAAACAATTCTCAATACCAGCTCTAAGCCCTGCTTCGATATCACTCAGCTTATCTCCGACCATTATAGATTCAGCCTTATTAACGTTCCATTCATTAACAATATCATCAATCATTCCGGGCTTTGGTTTCCTACAATCACACTCATAGCTATATTTCTCTACCACCCCTTCAGGGTGATGCGGACAATGAGCAACTGTTAATATTGGAACACCATGTGCCTCAAGTTTTTTTAAATAAAACTCTGTTAATTTACGGTAGTCTTCTTCAGTATAATATCCTCTTGCGATCCCAGCTTGATTTGTCACTATAGCAATCTGATAACCAAGGGCCACAAATGCCTTTATTCCAATAAGAGCATTTCTAGCAAATCGAAAGTCCTCTGTTCGATATAAATAATTAACCTCTTCATTCACGACACCGTCGCGATCAAGAAACAGCACTTTCACACTCAACCTCTATGAAAACTTATTATTTGCTTTGTAATAATCTTCAGGCACACCGATATCGATGAAATAACCTTTAGATTTATAACAGTAGATCTTTGTATCACAACTCTCTAAAACATCTTTCTCAAAAGAAAATGATTCCCCCTTTCCCCAACCAGAAATCAACATCTTCGAAACATAATATAAGCCACTATTTATAAATGCTGGACCACGTAATGATTTTTCTCCCATACTAATTACTCGATCCCCCTCCCCCAGAGTAAGCGAACCATATCGAGAAGCGTCATCGACATAAACTCCAACCAAACTTAACGAAGGTAAATGACTAACTCCATAGTTCAAAAACTCAAATAAATTTACATCACTATAGGTATCGCCATTTACAACCAAAAAAGAGTCTCCACTTAAATAATCTGAAGCAAGCCGAATTGCCCCGCCAGTCCCTAATGGTTGTTTTTCAACAGACACTATGATTTCCGCCCCCAAGTATTGATAATCCTCAAGAAAACCCATGAAATCTTCTGCACGATAACCTGCAGCAAGGACAATCCTATTAAAACCGGCACCCGACAACTGAGAAAGAATATAATGTAAAAAAGGAGTACCCCCTACCGCCACCAGAGGTTTAGGAGTGTCCCCCGAAACGCTTTTTAGACGCGTTCCTTTACCGCCAACCAGAACTATTGCTTCTTTAATCATTACCAAAGATCTTTTCTTCCACTATAGCGCATATGATATGACCTACACATATATGACACTCTTGAATATGAGGAGTGACTTTTGAAGGAATAGAGATTGAATAATCACACATTTCAGCCAATCTACCTCCCTCTCCACAAAGAGCCACACTTGTAACTCCCAATTCTTTACACGTCTTTACAGCCTCGAGAATATTCTTAGAGTTTCCTGAAGTACTAATCCCAATAAATACATCACCCTCATTTCCTTGAGCCTGAACTTGACGAGAAAAGAGTTTGTCAAAGCCATAATCATTGCCAATTGCTGTCAACATAGACGTATCTGTGCTCAACGCTATTGAAGGTAACCCAGGACGATCAAAGTAAAATCGACTTACAAACTCTGCAGCGATATGCTGTGCATCAGCTGCACTACCCCCATTTCCGGCAATTAGTACACGCCCACCATTTTTATACACATCTACAATTAAGTCGCTGACCGCGGAAACAACTGAAATTAGCGACCCATCGCTTTTCAGTCTGCTCTTTACCGACATACTGTTTTCAAGATAGTTATCAATAAAACTTAAATTGTCCATGAGGTACACCCTTCACTTGTAAATTGAACACGATGTACTTGCCCCTGACTTTTGAGTAATTCAGCCTCAATCGCTGGTTTGTCTTCAGGGTTGCAGAAAATCATCATAAAACCTCCTCCGCCAGCACCTGACACTTTTAAAGACAGCGCTCCGACACGAAATACATCTTGCTCAACTTTATCTATAGTACTGTTTGAAATTGACTTAGAGGTTCTCTTTTTCGCCTCCCAAGACAGTTTAAATGCATTGATAAGCTCAGTTATCTCACCTTTCAGTAAATGCTCCTTAATTTTGATCGCTGACGCCTTAACCGCATGCATTGCATCTAATGACGCCCCCTCTTTACTCGAAATTGATTTCATTTGATCCGAAATAATATTTGCAGAATCCCGGGAGGCTCCGGTAAAAAACAAAACTAAAGATTCTTCAATCTCACTCATAATATAACGACGGATACGTAATGGGTTTACGATTACACGACTCCCCTCACAAAACTCCATAAAATTAACTCCCCCAAAAGTTGCAGCATATTGATCTTGCTTTCCGCCGGATAAAGAGCAATCAACCCTCTCAATATCGAATGCTAACTGAGCTATATCGTACTCGCCAAGGGGGAGGGAAAAGGCCGTTTTAAAGGCCTCTAGCATCGCAACAACCATGGTTGACGAGGATCCAAGCCCGCTACCAGGAGGGGCATCACAGTAGGTCACAACCCGAATTGGAATCGAGCGCCCCCCTAAAAACTCGTTAACCACTCGAGTATAAACCGCTCGATGCAGTAGAAGACCTTGATCTAGCGGCATAGGAGCACTCAATGAAAAAGCTTCTTTCTCATTAATATCTTTAGCTTCAAACTCAACCCCCTCTAGATGCTCTCCACACTCAATTGTGCAATGAGCATACATATTTATTGTTGCATTGAGTACACAACCACCAAATGTATCACTATAAGGAGATACATCTGTACCACCACCCGCCAGGCCCAACCTCAGTGGTGCTCGAGAACGCACTTTCATTTAAATCCCCTAATATAGTTATCGATCAAGAGGAACCTTTCCCTCTCCGATAAAACTGCGCCAGTGATTCAGCAAGTCCTCAAACATTTTTCTTGTCGAAATTTCTGGCACCCAGTCGATAACTGATCGAATCTTGGAGTTATCAAACATTTGATAGTCTGCATCAATAGGACGCATTCGAGATTGATCTGATTCAACCTTAATATCATCTCTATTACTCATACTAAGAAGCAATTCAATTACTTTTGGTAATTCATACACCTCCTCTCCAGCTATATTAAATGCCTCACCGCATGGAACCTCCCCGGAGCGAGATTTCAATGACAAGAGATAGTATGCCCTTACAGCATCTCTCGCATCCTGATAGGTGCGCACGCTGGTCAAATTCCCTACTTTAATTACGGGATCCTGTAACCCCGCCTCAATTAAAGCAATTTGCTTCGCCACGGTGCTTTCAAAAAATACATCACTGCGCCGTGGGCCACTATGGCTGCCCATTCTTGTAACAAAGGTCTTTATTCCGTAGGCCTCCCCGTAGAATTGCCCCAAGTAATCAGTTCCAATCTTACTAATACTATAAGGGCTTGCCCCATGAAACTTCGTGTCTTCTGAAAGTGCTACACCAACGGGAGCTTTACCATAGACTTCACTTGAGGAACACACATGCACCACAGGCTCATAACCGTCCGTCCTATTTTGACGAACAGCCTCAAGGAGGTTTCCCGTACCAATTATATTTGTCTGCAGAGTTTCAATCGGGACATCAAACGAAGTCTTAGGAAAAGATTGAGCCCCCAAGTGGAAAATAAAATCAGGCCGAACATCACAGATCATCTTATTTAAGGACGCGAAGTCAGTTAAATCCGCATAATATAATGACATTCGATCCTGTTTATTAATCCGAGGAGTCAACTGATATAAATTATCTAATGGCTCCTGCCAGCGCATCATTCCAACAATATTATAATCTGTATTCTCAATTAAATAGTCCGCAAGAAGGGACCCAACCTGTCCTGTAACACCAGTTATCAAAGCCTTCGTCATGAGTACTCCAACATTATATTTTTACATGTATATTCAATTGATCTAGGCTTCCTGCCAAGTAAGCTAGAGAGGTGCCTAGATTCAACATTAATTATCTTCGGCCGAGAATCCCAAAACCCTTCGGGCAAGTCAACGCATCGATACTTTAGTCGTTCAGCAGATTGAGACGAGGAATCAATCAGCTGGGCTATTTCTTCCCGCTGCACATCGACCTCCCCACATAAGTTTAAAACTGGGTATTTATAAGCATCCCAGTCTTCTACTATACGTATAGTAGCTTCAACCACATCTTCAACATCGATCACTTTACGTGACAACGGATAAAATACTTCAGCCTCTTCACCTGATTTAATGCATGAGACAACATACTGAA containing:
- the cysN gene encoding sulfate adenylyltransferase subunit CysN; this encodes MSHQSDLIAEDIQQYLKQHEEKDLLRFITCGSVDDGKSTLIGRLLHDTKMIYEDQLAAISKDSKAHGTTGEKVDLALLVDGLQSEREQGITIDVAYRYFSTDKRKFIIADTPGHEQYTRNMATGGSTAQLAILLIDARYGVQTQTRRHSFICSLLGIKNFVIAVNKMDLIDFAEDKYEAIKADYIEFAKSLPSQPEFKFIPISALDGDNVAELSDESPWYKEQPLLDILETVELGAEASFEAPRFPVQYVNRPNLNFRGFCGTVASGVFKPGQEVMALPSHKKSTVKQVVTYEGDIDAAYPGDAVTLTLNDEIDISRGDMIVAANDTVKPVNAMMIDVVWMHEDALTVGKNYYVKVGSAEVNGTVTSIEYQVDVNTLEKSQVENVPLNGIARCKLELTEAVTVDAYQDNRHTGNLIFIDRLSNVTVGAAMVAEPLTDEDVAWHNMDVNKEARASRNGQKPAVIWFTGLSGSGKSTSASALEKALFSMGFNTYLLDGDNVRQGLSKDLGFDEAGRVENIRRVGEVAKLMVDAGMLVFTSFISPFKDDRRIVRNMLEDGEFIEVHVNTALETCEQRDPKGLYKKARSGVITNFTGIDSPYEEPENAEITIDTDAMSVDEVVAHLLRKLRELNVIS
- a CDS encoding LysR substrate-binding domain-containing protein, which translates into the protein MKYTLRQLQVFLAVARHQNIGLAAQELNLSQSACSTALKEFEARYKIQLFDRSAKRVRLNTLGSTLRPKAEQLLLQAQAFENELSQHENKQELRVGASLTIGNYLAFNYLAKYSQLYPEVKVDIVVGSSPEIVEKVLNFEVDIGLIEAEFKHKELELQHWQPDNMLIFCSPQHPLADKGILKDKDILNSSWILREPGSAHRQTFDKAMAGLLAKLTIRAELTHNEAIKNAVKSGLGLGCLSEIAIADEIKLGVLKVLKPNKRSMSRSFNIIKHRYAQAKVAGEQWLQLCLETKGQNGR
- the cysD gene encoding sulfate adenylyltransferase subunit CysD, which gives rise to MDEARRTHLKQLEAESIHIIREVAAEFDNPVMLYSVGKDSAVMLHLARKAFAPGVPPFPLMHVDTTWKFKEMIQFRDEMAKEAGMELLVHTNQEGKAANINPFDHGSAKYTDIMKTVALKQALDKYGFDAAFGGARRDEEKSRAKERVYSFRDKHHRWDPKNQRPELWNIYNSRVNKGESIRVFPLSNWTELDIWQYIYLESIKIVPLYLSAPRPVVERDGMLIMVDDERLPLEEGEVPEEKWVRFRTLGCYPLTGAVESKAQTLPDVIQEMLLTTTSERSGRAIDHDSAGSMEKKKREGYF
- a CDS encoding D-glycero-alpha-D-manno-heptose-1,7-bisphosphate 7-phosphatase, whose translation is MKVLFLDRDGVVNEEVNYLYRTEDFRFARNALIGIKAFVALGYQIAIVTNQAGIARGYYTEEDYRKLTEFYLKKLEAHGVPILTVAHCPHHPEGVVEKYSYECDCRKPKPGMIDDIVNEWNVNKAESIMVGDKLSDIEAGLRAGIENCFLVETGHDLPHNLAQEIRVCNDLIEVSELCR
- the cysQ gene encoding 3'(2'),5'-bisphosphate nucleotidase CysQ produces the protein MKMLQAVMNAVAQAGSSILDVYNSDDFGIEIKEDNSPLTKADQLAHDILVKALSELKVGPILSEEDADISWAERQSWKQYWLVDPLDGTKEFIKRSGEFTVNVALVRDGEPVLGVVYAPVMDLWYVGEQGKGAWKQQGAGERKCIKPAAIPEQGKTWRIVGSRSHSSDDFERFMAVFPNADLLSVGSSLKLCMVADGSADLYPRLIPTCEWDTAAAQAIVEAAGAKVLNWETKEPLRYNTKETLLNPYFVVCSEPSKVWLNLSF
- a CDS encoding SIS domain-containing protein yields the protein MDNLSFIDNYLENSMSVKSRLKSDGSLISVVSAVSDLIVDVYKNGGRVLIAGNGGSAADAQHIAAEFVSRFYFDRPGLPSIALSTDTSMLTAIGNDYGFDKLFSRQVQAQGNEGDVFIGISTSGNSKNILEAVKTCKELGVTSVALCGEGGRLAEMCDYSISIPSKVTPHIQECHICVGHIICAIVEEKIFGND
- the rfbB gene encoding dTDP-glucose 4,6-dehydratase translates to MPKKLLVTGAAGFIGANFVHYWLKQYSNDNIIALDALTYAGNMSNLDHVRDNKNLKFVHGNICDDELVEKLMREHDIDTIVHFAAESHVDRSITGPDAFLETNIIGTHALLKVAKKIWLDEGLKPEHRFHHVSTDEVYGSLNTDDPAFNESTAYAPNSPYSASKAASDHLVRAYHHTYGLKVTTSNCSNNYGPFHFPEKLIPLVITNILFNKALPIYGDGQQIRDWLYVEDHARGIDLVIQKGRLGECYNIGGINEWANIDIVNLVCKLMDEAFSNNTDLAHRFPEAKAAINNNCASLITYVKDRPGHDRRYAIDPTKAENELGYKPSESFETGIRKTLQWYLDNQEWWSKVMDGSYQDWIENQYN
- a CDS encoding IS3 family transposase (programmed frameshift), producing MSKRMTESQIVAVLKEAEAGMPIKEVCRKHNIGNSTFYKWREKYGGMEASDVRRLKELEDENRRLKQMYAELSLKSQLQEEIIKKAVVPVAERKAWAKELQADHEVSIVMSCEITGVSRTAYYYEPKLVDDSEIIDALDKLIEKHPRWGFPKCFKRLRALRKGWNHKRVYRVYTEMKLNIRRKSKKRLPPRNPEPLAVPVESGSSWSMDFMSDSLQNKVRFRTFNVIDDFNREILGIDIGTGMPAARVTRYLDQLAAWHGYPEKVRVDNGPEYTSSEFTEWADRNNVRIDYIKPGCPYQNAYIERFNRTYRDEVLDLYIFTNLNEVIEMTDDWIKLYNTERPHDSLNDMTPIEYKLAA
- a CDS encoding sugar phosphate nucleotidyltransferase, producing the protein MIKEAIVLVGGKGTRLKSVSGDTPKPLVAVGGTPFLHYILSQLSGAGFNRIVLAAGYRAEDFMGFLEDYQYLGAEIIVSVEKQPLGTGGAIRLASDYLSGDSFLVVNGDTYSDVNLFEFLNYGVSHLPSLSLVGVYVDDASRYGSLTLGEGDRVISMGEKSLRGPAFINSGLYYVSKMLISGWGKGESFSFEKDVLESCDTKIYCYKSKGYFIDIGVPEDYYKANNKFS